One Pseudorhodoplanes sinuspersici DNA segment encodes these proteins:
- a CDS encoding GGDEF domain-containing protein has product MSLDINTLFLVTIYIEAMLGLLLLFAWVQNPAIAAVAWWGAAHLLLPLSIVLFGALGAMPDLIAIELSNAILFTAFATTWNGARVFDGRPISYVGLFGGAVLWLLVCRIPVVAQSMEIRLLISSFIVTGYTWATAYEFWRGRNEPLVSRWPAVFMFFTYGALFLLRTPLGSALPWIRTKPDVDNVWLTVLSFEALLFTIAIAFILLAMAKERVELLHKRAALVDSLTGIANRRAFLEGGVTMARRLEANPRPVAILLIDLDHFKSINDSFGHAIGDRVLQVFATMARTKICKDDLIGRLGGEEFAIALYDADGEKAMQIAETIRTTFAAKAAEVDGHGVDATCSIGVSVSEDGLFDMSVMLGEADQALYTAKERGRNCCELAPREIVLRLDSSTPSLRIDDTKANIAAKSAA; this is encoded by the coding sequence ATGAGTTTGGACATCAACACCCTGTTCCTCGTCACGATCTATATCGAGGCGATGTTGGGGCTATTGCTGCTGTTCGCCTGGGTTCAGAACCCGGCGATCGCAGCTGTAGCTTGGTGGGGGGCTGCCCATCTGCTCCTGCCCCTGTCGATCGTCCTGTTTGGCGCCCTTGGGGCGATGCCCGACCTGATCGCCATCGAGTTGTCCAACGCCATTCTGTTCACCGCATTTGCCACAACGTGGAATGGTGCGCGCGTCTTCGACGGCCGCCCGATCTCCTATGTCGGATTGTTCGGCGGAGCAGTCCTTTGGCTTCTGGTTTGCCGGATACCGGTCGTCGCGCAATCGATGGAAATCCGGCTCCTGATCTCCTCGTTCATCGTCACCGGCTATACGTGGGCGACCGCATATGAATTCTGGCGTGGCCGGAACGAACCACTTGTGTCGCGCTGGCCTGCTGTATTCATGTTCTTTACGTATGGCGCATTGTTTCTGCTGCGTACACCGTTGGGATCGGCGTTGCCCTGGATCCGGACGAAGCCTGACGTCGACAATGTGTGGCTGACGGTTCTGTCCTTCGAAGCCCTGCTGTTCACGATTGCCATCGCCTTTATCTTGCTGGCGATGGCGAAGGAGCGTGTCGAGCTTTTGCACAAGCGAGCCGCACTGGTTGATTCACTGACCGGCATTGCGAACCGCCGGGCTTTCCTCGAAGGCGGCGTGACAATGGCGCGACGTCTCGAGGCCAATCCGCGGCCTGTTGCCATCCTTCTCATCGATCTCGATCATTTCAAATCGATCAACGATTCGTTCGGGCATGCCATTGGCGATCGCGTCCTGCAGGTTTTCGCGACCATGGCACGAACCAAGATCTGCAAAGACGACCTGATCGGCCGGTTGGGCGGCGAGGAATTTGCGATTGCGCTATACGATGCTGATGGCGAGAAGGCGATGCAGATCGCCGAGACGATCCGTACCACCTTTGCCGCCAAGGCCGCCGAGGTCGATGGCCATGGCGTCGATGCCACATGCAGCATTGGTGTGTCTGTGAGCGAGGATGGCCTCTTCGACATGTCGGTGATGCTGGGAGAGGCGGATCAGGCCCTTTACACGGCCAAGGAGCGTGGGCGTAACTGTTGCGAATTGGCGCCGCGCGAAATCGTATTGCGGCTCGACAGTTCCACACCTTCTCTACGCATCGACGATACCAAGGCCAATATCGCAGCCAAGTCTGCGGCCTGA
- a CDS encoding cysteine synthase A, with protein MNVKDGIVDAIGNTPLIKLERASAATGCTILGKAEFMNPGQSVKDRAGRQMILEAEKRGELQPGGLVVESTAGNTGIGLALVANARGYRTVIVIPETQSQEKKDMLRLCGAELVEVPALPYANPNNYQHVGRRLADELRKTEKNGVLFADQWNNLDNRKAHYTSTGPEIWRDTGGKIDGFICSVGTGGTLAGTSTYLLEQNTNIAIGCADPRGAAMYHLFKDGKPTVTEGGSITEGIGLARVTPIIEDIRVDHSYLIPDEEAVPIIFDLLEHEGLCLGGSSGINVAGAIRLAKDLGKGATIVTVLADYGNRYQSKLFNPEFLRSKNLPVPDWLTRKTDIKPPFAKV; from the coding sequence ATGAACGTGAAAGACGGCATTGTCGACGCGATCGGCAATACCCCCCTGATCAAGCTCGAGCGGGCCTCCGCCGCCACCGGCTGCACCATTCTCGGCAAGGCCGAATTCATGAATCCCGGCCAGTCCGTCAAGGATCGTGCCGGCCGGCAGATGATTCTTGAGGCCGAGAAACGCGGCGAGCTCCAGCCCGGCGGTCTCGTAGTCGAGAGCACGGCCGGCAACACCGGCATCGGGCTCGCGCTGGTCGCCAATGCGCGGGGCTATCGGACGGTGATCGTGATCCCCGAGACGCAGAGCCAGGAAAAGAAGGACATGCTGCGGCTGTGCGGCGCCGAACTTGTCGAGGTGCCGGCCCTGCCCTATGCCAACCCGAACAATTACCAGCATGTCGGCCGAAGGCTGGCCGACGAGTTGCGCAAGACCGAGAAGAATGGTGTCCTCTTCGCCGACCAGTGGAACAACCTCGACAATCGGAAAGCGCACTATACGTCGACCGGCCCGGAAATCTGGCGCGACACCGGCGGCAAGATCGACGGCTTCATCTGCTCAGTCGGCACAGGGGGTACGCTCGCAGGCACCTCAACTTATCTGCTCGAGCAGAACACGAATATTGCAATCGGCTGCGCCGACCCGCGTGGTGCTGCCATGTACCACCTCTTCAAGGACGGCAAGCCGACGGTGACGGAAGGTGGGTCGATCACCGAAGGCATTGGCCTTGCCCGTGTCACACCGATCATCGAGGACATCAGGGTCGATCATTCCTACCTTATCCCGGATGAGGAAGCCGTGCCGATCATCTTCGATCTTCTCGAACATGAGGGCCTGTGCCTCGGCGGTTCATCCGGCATCAACGTCGCCGGCGCCATCAGGCTGGCCAAGGATCTCGGCAAGGGCGCAACCATCGTCACCGTGCTCGCCGACTACGGCAACCGCTATCAATCGAAGCTGTTCAATCCGGAATTCCTGCGCTCGAAGAATTTGCCTGTCCCCGATTGGCTGACGCGCAAGACCGATATCAAGCCGCCATTCGCAAAAGTCTGA
- the sseA gene encoding 3-mercaptopyruvate sulfurtransferase — protein MNSQAKPASHWLVTTQWLQDHLDAPDIVVVDGSYFLSTMKRNAREEYLTAHIPGAVFLDIDEVKDRTSDLPHMMPTPEGFSSAMRQLGIGDGQTIVVYDGIGLFSAPRVWWMFRVFGARDVFILDGGMPKWKAEGRPIDFGEVRRTPRHFTPRVNHGAIADVADVRKALAGSAQVVDARSAGRFAGTAPEPRPGLPSGHMPGALNLPWESIVEDGRLVSQDRISQAFSDAGVDINKPVVTTCGSGVSAAILWLALDAIGKEPKALYDGSWTEWASRGDLPIETEG, from the coding sequence ATGAATTCGCAAGCAAAGCCCGCCAGTCACTGGCTGGTCACAACCCAGTGGCTGCAGGATCATCTCGACGCGCCCGATATCGTCGTGGTGGACGGTTCCTATTTTCTCTCAACGATGAAGCGCAACGCGCGCGAGGAATATCTGACAGCGCATATCCCCGGCGCGGTGTTTCTCGATATCGACGAGGTGAAGGACCGCACCAGCGACTTGCCACACATGATGCCGACACCTGAAGGTTTTTCGTCGGCCATGCGGCAGCTCGGCATTGGCGATGGGCAGACGATCGTCGTCTATGACGGTATTGGCCTGTTTTCGGCGCCGCGTGTGTGGTGGATGTTTCGCGTCTTCGGGGCACGCGATGTGTTCATTCTCGATGGCGGCATGCCGAAATGGAAAGCGGAAGGCCGTCCGATCGATTTCGGCGAAGTACGGCGCACGCCGCGTCATTTCACGCCGCGCGTCAATCACGGCGCCATCGCCGACGTCGCCGACGTCCGGAAGGCCCTCGCCGGCTCGGCGCAGGTCGTTGACGCCCGCTCGGCCGGACGGTTTGCAGGGACGGCCCCTGAACCGCGCCCCGGATTGCCATCGGGACACATGCCCGGCGCGCTAAACCTGCCATGGGAATCCATCGTTGAGGACGGCCGCCTCGTCTCCCAGGATCGTATCAGCCAAGCATTCAGTGATGCCGGTGTCGACATCAACAAACCCGTCGTCACGACCTGTGGCTCCGGCGTCAGCGCCGCAATCCTCTGGCTTGCACTCGATGCCATCGGCAAGGAGCCCAAGGCCCTCTATGACGGCTCATGGACCGAATGGGCGTCACGCGGTGATCTGCCGATCGAAACCGAGGGCTGA
- a CDS encoding MBL fold metallo-hydrolase, with protein MIFRQLFDSVSGTYSYLLASRAGGEALIIDPVLDKVDHYLRLVRELDLRLVKAVDTHLHADHITGLGALRDRTRCITVMGEQTKADVVSMRLAEGDKLSIEGLALDVLYTPGHTDDSYSFVMGDRVFTGDTLLIRGTGRTDFQNGDPRMQYESLFGKLLRLPDETLVYPAHDYKGETVSTIGEEKRFNPRLQVHSVNEYVALMNNLKLPNPKMMDVAVPANLQVGLHQDEIARRGWSIDATTAIALAGRSDVALIDLREKREREKHGIIPGSLHAPYAELQENISPGGLVHELAAATGKRIVFYCAFGERSAMAVQAAQDAGIAAARHIEGGIAAWKKAGGPLAS; from the coding sequence ATGATTTTCCGGCAGCTCTTCGACAGCGTATCTGGAACCTATAGCTACCTGCTCGCGAGCCGGGCGGGCGGCGAAGCGCTGATCATCGATCCTGTGCTCGACAAGGTCGATCACTATCTGCGGCTCGTCCGCGAGCTCGATCTTCGTCTGGTCAAAGCCGTCGACACGCATCTGCATGCCGACCACATCACTGGGCTGGGTGCGCTGCGCGACCGCACCCGCTGTATCACCGTGATGGGAGAACAGACAAAAGCTGACGTAGTCTCCATGCGGCTTGCCGAGGGCGACAAGCTCAGCATCGAAGGTCTCGCACTCGATGTACTCTACACCCCCGGCCATACTGACGATTCCTATTCGTTCGTGATGGGCGATCGCGTCTTCACCGGCGATACGCTGCTGATCCGGGGAACCGGCCGGACCGATTTCCAGAACGGCGACCCGCGCATGCAGTACGAATCCCTGTTCGGGAAGTTGCTGCGACTGCCGGACGAGACGCTCGTTTATCCCGCGCACGACTACAAGGGCGAAACGGTATCCACAATCGGCGAGGAGAAGCGCTTCAATCCGCGCCTGCAGGTGCATTCGGTCAATGAATATGTCGCGCTGATGAACAACCTCAAGCTGCCGAATCCGAAGATGATGGATGTCGCCGTTCCGGCCAATCTGCAGGTGGGGTTGCATCAGGATGAAATCGCAAGGCGCGGCTGGTCGATTGATGCGACCACCGCGATTGCACTGGCCGGGCGGTCGGACGTGGCGCTGATCGATCTGCGCGAGAAGCGCGAACGCGAAAAGCACGGGATCATCCCGGGCTCCCTCCACGCACCCTATGCGGAATTGCAGGAGAATATTTCGCCTGGCGGCCTCGTGCATGAACTGGCCGCAGCCACCGGAAAGCGCATTGTTTTCTATTGTGCTTTCGGCGAGCGGTCAGCCATGGCGGTGCAGGCCGCGCAGGATGCCGGAATTGCGGCGGCGCGCCACATCGAAGGCGGCATCGCCGCCTGGAAGAAGGCCGGCGGTCCCTTGGCATCGTAG
- a CDS encoding amino acid ABC transporter ATP-binding protein: MNGRTDDKNGISGGFIKPPAVEIAGMHKWFGDFHVLRDINLKVERGERIVICGPSGSGKSTMIRCINRLEDYQRGRVVVDGVLLTNDLKRIDTVRREVGMVFQHFNLFPHLTVLENLTLAPIWVRKMPKKEAEEIARHYLARVRIPEQAEKYPAQLSGGQQQRVAIARALCMSPKIMLFDEPTSALDPEMVKEVLDTMVELAQSGMTMLVVTHEMGFARQVADRMVFMDDGQIVEVAPPAEFFAHPRHERTKLFLSQILN; the protein is encoded by the coding sequence ATGAACGGCCGGACCGACGACAAGAACGGGATCAGTGGCGGCTTCATAAAGCCGCCGGCGGTCGAGATCGCCGGTATGCACAAGTGGTTTGGCGATTTCCATGTGCTGCGTGACATCAACCTGAAGGTCGAGCGTGGCGAGCGGATCGTGATCTGCGGGCCGTCCGGCTCGGGCAAGTCCACGATGATCCGCTGCATCAACCGGCTGGAGGATTATCAGCGGGGCCGGGTGGTGGTGGATGGGGTATTGCTGACCAATGATCTCAAGCGAATCGATACCGTGCGCCGCGAGGTCGGCATGGTGTTCCAGCACTTCAACCTGTTTCCGCATCTGACCGTGCTGGAAAATCTGACGCTGGCGCCGATCTGGGTGCGCAAGATGCCGAAGAAGGAGGCCGAGGAGATCGCGCGACATTATCTTGCGCGCGTGCGCATTCCCGAACAGGCAGAGAAATATCCGGCGCAATTGTCCGGCGGACAGCAGCAGCGTGTCGCCATCGCGCGCGCCCTGTGCATGAGCCCGAAAATCATGCTGTTCGATGAGCCGACCTCAGCGCTTGATCCGGAAATGGTGAAGGAGGTTCTGGATACGATGGTGGAACTGGCGCAGAGCGGCATGACCATGCTGGTCGTGACGCACGAAATGGGCTTCGCGCGTCAGGTTGCCGACCGCATGGTATTCATGGATGACGGCCAGATCGTCGAGGTCGCGCCGCCGGCGGAATTTTTCGCCCATCCGCGGCATGAGCGCACGAAGCTGTTTCTGAGCCAGATCTTGAATTGA
- a CDS encoding amino acid ABC transporter permease, which translates to MASANSSFVRTTPVPAMAPPERERGMVGWLRDNLLSSPINIALTLASLWLLYLIIPSLLNFLVLDATWTGHDRTACLMTPERPHVGACWPFVWERINFFTYGFYPANERWRVNIFFVLLVVGIVWLLKRRMPYKKFGAIYFFILLPIVSIMLLLGFPPLGLSYVATSLWGGIMVTVVVSAVGIVFSLPLGIILALGRRSTMPVVRLFSVIFIEFVRGVPLITVLFMASVMLPLFVPESWSPDKLLRALIGVALFAAAYMAEVVRAGLQGIPRGQYEGAEALGLGYWKMMGLIILPQALRITIPNIVNSNIALFKDTTLVFIVGIFDFLRTIEVARIDPKWATPITSTTGYAFAAIFYFLCCWMMSRYARGVETRLVTRNRRRK; encoded by the coding sequence ATGGCTTCGGCGAATTCTTCCTTTGTGCGGACAACGCCGGTGCCGGCCATGGCGCCGCCGGAGCGCGAGCGCGGAATGGTCGGCTGGCTGCGGGACAATTTGCTCTCAAGCCCGATCAATATCGCACTGACGCTGGCATCGCTGTGGCTGCTCTATCTGATCATCCCGTCACTTCTCAATTTTTTGGTCCTTGACGCGACCTGGACCGGCCATGACCGGACCGCTTGCCTGATGACGCCGGAGCGCCCCCATGTCGGCGCCTGCTGGCCATTTGTGTGGGAGCGCATCAACTTCTTCACCTACGGTTTCTATCCGGCCAACGAGCGTTGGCGGGTGAATATCTTCTTCGTCCTGCTGGTCGTTGGCATCGTCTGGCTGCTGAAGCGACGTATGCCCTACAAGAAGTTCGGGGCGATCTATTTCTTTATCCTGCTCCCGATCGTCTCGATCATGCTGCTGCTCGGCTTTCCGCCGCTCGGGCTATCGTATGTCGCAACGTCGCTGTGGGGCGGCATCATGGTTACTGTGGTCGTCTCGGCCGTGGGCATCGTGTTTTCGCTACCGCTCGGGATCATTCTCGCGCTCGGACGCCGCTCGACAATGCCCGTTGTGCGGCTGTTTTCGGTGATCTTCATCGAATTCGTGCGCGGCGTGCCGCTGATCACCGTCCTGTTCATGGCCAGCGTGATGCTGCCGCTGTTTGTGCCGGAAAGCTGGTCGCCGGACAAACTGTTGCGGGCCTTGATCGGCGTGGCGCTGTTCGCCGCCGCCTATATGGCCGAGGTGGTGCGCGCCGGCTTGCAGGGCATTCCGCGCGGGCAATATGAAGGAGCCGAAGCGCTGGGTCTGGGATACTGGAAGATGATGGGGCTGATCATCTTGCCGCAGGCCCTGCGCATCACCATTCCGAATATCGTCAACAGCAATATCGCCTTGTTCAAGGACACGACATTGGTGTTCATCGTCGGCATCTTCGATTTCCTGCGGACCATCGAAGTTGCGCGCATCGATCCGAAATGGGCAACGCCGATCACCAGCACGACCGGCTATGCCTTTGCCGCGATCTTCTATTTTCTGTGCTGCTGGATGATGTCGCGCTATGCCCGCGGCGTCGAGACGCGGCTGGTCACCCGAAACAGGCGTCGCAAATGA
- a CDS encoding amino acid ABC transporter permease, with amino-acid sequence MADARGTARPQVSPINDPRWRSAIVQVLLCLVIAWLAYGAITNAADNLARARIASGFDFWNSTAGFDISQTLIPYTTQSTYGRAFWVGLLNTLLVASLGIVFATIIGFAIGILQLSKNVLVSRLAAAYVEIIRNLPLLLQLLFWYNAVLKALPNLRESITIPGGAVLNNRGLFLPRPIFGGAMDFVLAAFGLGVIGAIAFRHWARRRQALTGEQSPVFIVALSLIVVLPLVVFVAAGIPVTFEQPEMGRFNISGGIEILPEFAALLFGLSIYTAAFIAEVVRAGIQAVSQGQTEAAFSLGLRPGPTLRLIVIPQAMRVIVPPLTNQYLNLTKNSSLAVAIGYPDLVQVFTGTVLNQTGQAVEVVAITMAVYLTISLITSGLMNLYNRRFALKER; translated from the coding sequence ATGGCTGATGCGCGCGGAACAGCGCGCCCGCAGGTTTCGCCGATCAATGATCCGCGCTGGCGAAGCGCCATCGTCCAGGTGCTGTTGTGCCTGGTGATTGCGTGGCTCGCCTACGGAGCCATCACCAACGCCGCCGATAATCTGGCCCGTGCGCGTATCGCGTCGGGCTTCGACTTCTGGAACTCGACGGCCGGCTTCGACATCAGCCAGACGCTCATTCCTTATACGACGCAATCGACCTATGGCCGCGCCTTCTGGGTTGGCCTTCTGAACACCTTGCTGGTGGCGTCGCTCGGTATCGTATTCGCAACGATCATCGGCTTTGCGATCGGCATTCTGCAATTGTCGAAGAACGTGCTCGTGTCACGCCTTGCGGCGGCCTATGTCGAGATCATCCGCAATCTGCCGCTGCTGCTGCAATTGCTGTTCTGGTACAATGCCGTTCTCAAGGCGCTGCCCAATCTGCGCGAGAGCATCACGATTCCGGGCGGTGCAGTGCTCAACAATCGCGGGCTGTTTCTGCCACGACCGATTTTCGGCGGCGCGATGGATTTCGTTCTGGCGGCATTCGGTCTTGGCGTGATCGGTGCCATCGCCTTTCGACACTGGGCACGCCGTCGTCAGGCTTTGACCGGAGAGCAGTCGCCGGTCTTCATCGTGGCTCTGTCGCTGATTGTCGTGCTGCCGCTTGTGGTATTTGTGGCGGCGGGCATTCCGGTGACGTTCGAACAGCCTGAGATGGGCCGCTTCAACATCAGCGGTGGCATCGAGATCCTGCCGGAATTCGCCGCGCTGCTGTTCGGATTGTCGATCTACACCGCGGCCTTCATTGCCGAAGTGGTGCGGGCCGGCATCCAGGCCGTGTCGCAAGGCCAGACGGAGGCGGCCTTTTCGCTTGGGCTGCGGCCGGGACCGACGCTGCGTTTGATCGTCATACCGCAGGCGATGCGTGTGATCGTGCCGCCGCTCACCAACCAATACCTGAACCTGACCAAGAATTCGTCGCTCGCCGTCGCGATCGGCTACCCCGATCTGGTGCAGGTATTTACCGGCACGGTGCTGAACCAGACCGGGCAGGCGGTCGAGGTGGTGGCGATCACCATGGCGGTGTATCTCACCATCAGTCTGATCACGTCAGGGCTGATGAACCTCTACAATCGGCGCTTCGCCCTGAAGGAGCGCTGA
- a CDS encoding amino acid ABC transporter substrate-binding protein, with the protein MKRAILSLALATTIGLAGSAAEAQTLKSVQQRGVLNCGANGNLAGFGLPDAQGNWTGFDVDYCRAIAAAIFNDPTKVKFVPLTAKDRFTALQSGEIDVLIRNTTWTSSRDTTSGMNFTGVNYYDGQGFLVRKALKVNSALELSDAAVCVQQGTTTELNLADFFRTNNMKLKTVTFATSDEAVKAYDAGRCDAYTTDASALYGERLRTASPDDHVVLPDIISKEPLGPSVRHGDDQWFDIVRWVNFMLINAEELGVSKANVDAQMKSDNPEIRRLLGVEGKQGEAFGLTNDFAVRMIKAVGNYGEVFERNLGQGSPLKISRGLNALWTKGGLQYAPPVR; encoded by the coding sequence ATGAAGCGCGCCATCCTTTCGCTTGCCCTTGCCACCACCATCGGGCTCGCCGGTTCTGCCGCAGAAGCGCAGACCCTGAAATCGGTTCAGCAGCGTGGCGTTCTGAATTGCGGCGCCAACGGCAATCTGGCCGGCTTCGGCTTGCCGGATGCGCAGGGCAATTGGACCGGTTTCGATGTGGATTATTGTCGCGCCATCGCCGCGGCGATCTTCAACGATCCGACCAAAGTCAAATTCGTACCGCTGACCGCCAAAGATCGTTTCACCGCACTTCAGTCCGGTGAGATCGATGTTCTGATCCGCAACACCACCTGGACGTCGTCGCGCGATACCACCAGCGGCATGAACTTTACCGGCGTCAATTATTATGACGGGCAAGGCTTCCTGGTTCGCAAAGCCCTGAAAGTCAATTCGGCGCTTGAACTCAGCGACGCCGCTGTCTGCGTGCAGCAGGGTACGACGACCGAACTCAATCTCGCCGACTTCTTCCGCACCAACAACATGAAGCTGAAGACGGTCACCTTTGCCACCTCGGACGAGGCGGTGAAGGCCTATGATGCTGGCCGCTGCGACGCCTATACCACGGACGCCTCGGCGCTCTATGGCGAGCGGCTGCGGACCGCGAGCCCGGACGATCATGTCGTGCTGCCGGATATCATCTCAAAAGAGCCGCTCGGGCCGTCCGTGCGCCATGGCGACGATCAATGGTTCGATATCGTGCGCTGGGTCAATTTCATGCTGATCAATGCCGAGGAGCTCGGCGTCAGCAAGGCCAATGTCGATGCGCAGATGAAGTCGGACAATCCGGAAATCCGCCGTCTGCTCGGCGTCGAAGGCAAACAAGGCGAGGCCTTTGGCCTGACCAATGACTTTGCCGTGCGCATGATCAAGGCCGTCGGCAATTACGGCGAGGTGTTCGAGAGGAATCTCGGTCAGGGATCGCCGCTGAAGATCTCCCGCGGCCTCAATGCGCTCTGGACCAAGGGTGGTCTGCAATACGCGCCGCCCGTCCGCTGA